Below is a window of Solanum stenotomum isolate F172 chromosome 7, ASM1918654v1, whole genome shotgun sequence DNA.
CCACCAGTCACAGCCCTTAGTATTTCCCCATTTCAATACCAACCAAACTGTTTTCACCCTCAGATCATTCTCCACACTCTCCCGGCCCGCACGATCCCACCGTTCAGCTCGGCCTGATATCGCAGCCAAAGCTCGGCAACTCCAAACCCGCCGTCTGTGGACCTATGCCATTACCTTCAGCTGCATAGCAGGATTCATAGTAATAGTCCTTAACCAATTCCAAGACCAACTTGTATTCTATTTAACCCCTACAGATGCTCTAGCAAAACATGCTGAAAACCCTACAAGATCCAAATTTCGACTTGGTGGATTAGTACTAGAAAATAGTGTAACACCAATACCCAATTCCCCAGAAATGGAATTTGTGATAACTGATTTGATTACTGATATGTTGGTTAAGTATGACGGGTCGTTACCGGATCTTTTTCGGGAAGGGCATTCCGTTGTAGTAGAAGGGTTTATAAAGCCATTTACCGaggagatgaagaagaaagagaatgaAATCTTGAGTGAGAAAAAGTTACAGGTAACTGAGAAGGCGAGAAGTGGGAATTGTTATTTTGGAGCTACTGAAGTGTTGGCTAAACACGATGAGAAGTATATGCCTCCTGAAGTTGCAGCTGCACTTGAGAAGAATAAGCAGTTGCTTAGTCAGATGGAAGGGAATGAGGAAGAGGGTGATGATGCAGCACCTCCAGCTATTGCGAGGGCGTAAGGCTCAGCCAATTATAGAGTATGGTAAAAATTCTAATTGATTATTTTCCCGAAATggattttttgttaaatttcaatTATGATTATACTATTGACGGAAGTTAGAAAATTGAAAGGATATATAGTTGGTATACTGAGGTTATACAATGAATTTTGTTGTCATAGATTTTATGTCCTGTACTAACCCTGAGGAATGGGGTTTCAGTTTTGAAATTTTCGAATATTTAGTGAATAAAtgatagtaattattttttatgacatTGGATGGTTGTAATTCTTTGTGTACACTCAATATAGAGGTCATTGGAGAAAGAAATAGAGAATAAATCAGTTCCGAGTTTCTTATCCATGTTTCTTTATTATTGTGCATTTTTATCATTACTTGTAACCCCATTATTGGCGCCTCCAATTTTTCGTTTGTTGTGTGTTGAGACCTGTaatgttaattttttgttattttcttacaTGAATCTGCACATGGTCTATTTGCTTTTTAACTCATGTGTTGTTGTTACCGTTCTCTTTTGCATTAGTATTTTCCTTTCCATACgtgattttattatgttttacttgagccGAGTGTCTATTGGAAACAAGGCTGCGTATGCACCATCCtcacattgggtatgttgttgttattgtgacTCTGCACATGGTCTACTTGCTTTCGGTGGCAACAACCATACCAGCAACCTCTTTCACGGAAATAGCACTAGAAGTGTTGTGTTCgttaattcttttatttatgttaCAGGAACAACAATGAATGTGCTTTCATATGATAGTTTAAATCTGTATGGAGTTGAGAAAGAAATAAAGacaagacttttgaaacttgtggtctcAAATATATATGGCATAGCATTTGTGTGGTCTCAAATAAAACTTTTGAAAGTTGTGGCTTTAAACATGCCGCCATAACATTTGCACAATTATAAAGCTAATTGTTTCCAAAATTTAGAAGTGTGTTCTTCTTGAAACTGATTAAAAGGAAAGTTTGTCACATAAACCGGAACGGACGGAGGGTAAAAGTTTAAATCCTAGTCATGTTGTTATCATTGGTTTGAGTATCTTAAAAGTTGTAGACTCAATAGTGTTTAAAGTGAAATCTCTTAGAACTTGTTGCATCATTAATCATGTGCCATATCTGGTATGAGAATCAGAGTTTTGACAGCAACTGGCTTAACCTTTAGTGTTCATAAAACATTCTCTCTGC
It encodes the following:
- the LOC125870853 gene encoding cytochrome c-type biogenesis protein CcmE homolog, mitochondrial-like, with the protein product MASKLSSRLASRLASHFLRSAVIGTASTTTTTLPKSHPLISVFRHQSQPLVFPHFNTNQTVFTLRSFSTLSRPARSHRSARPDIAAKARQLQTRRLWTYAITFSCIAGFIVIVLNQFQDQLVFYLTPTDALAKHAENPTRSKFRLGGLVLENSVTPIPNSPEMEFVITDLITDMLVKYDGSLPDLFREGHSVVVEGFIKPFTEEMKKKENEILSEKKLQVTEKARSGNCYFGATEVLAKHDEKYMPPEVAAALEKNKQLLSQMEGNEEEGDDAAPPAIARA